In the Leifsonia sp. 466MF genome, one interval contains:
- a CDS encoding TetR family transcriptional regulator, with translation MSVAPDSTLNELGLRERKRIATRRAIQLAAVELASERGFDRVTIDEISHVANVSPRTFFNYFPSKESAIIGELPELPDEETIEEFISAGPSQPILDGISTLLVAAIDLGETVDGEAEAPQAPESVHRLHTLRRALLKDNPELFALRMASMHKFEDALSGVVQRRLAHDDPALAADEEALHQRARLVTYVAFAGMRHAWSCWADHGGVEPLSDRLRSSFEQLSALGTQVR, from the coding sequence GTGTCAGTGGCCCCCGATTCCACGCTGAACGAGCTCGGACTCCGCGAGCGGAAGCGCATCGCAACCCGTCGCGCGATCCAGCTCGCCGCCGTCGAGCTCGCCAGTGAGCGCGGATTCGACCGCGTCACGATCGACGAGATCAGTCACGTCGCGAACGTCTCGCCGCGGACCTTCTTCAACTACTTCCCCTCGAAGGAGTCCGCCATCATCGGCGAACTCCCGGAGCTTCCGGACGAGGAGACCATCGAGGAGTTCATCTCCGCAGGGCCCAGCCAGCCGATCCTCGACGGAATCAGCACCCTGCTGGTCGCCGCGATCGACCTGGGCGAGACCGTCGACGGGGAAGCCGAAGCGCCCCAGGCGCCCGAGAGCGTCCACCGCCTGCACACCCTTCGTCGGGCCCTCCTCAAGGACAACCCGGAGCTCTTCGCGCTGCGCATGGCCAGCATGCACAAGTTCGAGGATGCGCTGAGCGGCGTCGTCCAGCGCCGCCTCGCACACGACGACCCGGCTCTCGCTGCCGACGAGGAAGCCCTGCACCAGCGCGCCCGATTGGTGACCTACGTGGCCTTTGCGGGCATGCGGCACGCGTGGTCCTGCTGGGCCGACCACGGCGGCGTCGAGCCGCTCTCCGACCGCCTGCGCAGCTCGTTCGAGCAGCTCTCAGCGCTCGGAACGCAGGTCCGCTGA
- a CDS encoding alpha/beta hydrolase has translation MITRPGRAPVRDQAARRRTARTAAVALAAVVALTLSGCVTWFLPAKTVTTSTPAPDDVSAELQPYYSQVLHWTNCSGGKQCTTVKAPLDWDHPGKGDVELALIRQPAKGTKQGSLLTNPGGPGASGFDFVKDSVDFVADDTLQQHFDIVGFDPRGVGRSTAVKCYDAEQMDQYLYGITPGERGSDQWIAENTTIAKDFGEACKKNTGAPLPKVDTVSAAHDLDLLRATLGDKKLNYLGYSYGTYLGAVYAGLYPGKTGRLVLDGALDPAASNFDVTEVQAKGFESALRAYLTDCLTRKDCPFTGTVDDAMSTVGQLLASVEKSPIRNSDGRELGANTLVTAIITPLYDATAWSYLDKLFESVMKGSASVAFSLADTYNNRDADGTYSDNSTEAFVAINCLDYTYDADPPLMRQQAAELAKAAPVIGPYMAYGDIGCANWPYQSTGQRGPISADGSAPILVVGTTNDPATPYVWAKNLASELQNGHLLTYKGEGHTAYNKSNSCVNDTVDDYLVNGTVPTDGKTC, from the coding sequence GTGATCACCCGACCCGGCCGTGCCCCGGTACGCGACCAGGCCGCAAGACGGCGCACCGCCCGCACCGCGGCCGTCGCGCTCGCCGCCGTCGTCGCCCTGACCCTCAGCGGCTGCGTGACCTGGTTCCTGCCCGCGAAGACGGTGACGACGTCCACTCCCGCTCCTGACGACGTCTCCGCCGAGTTGCAGCCGTACTACAGCCAGGTGCTGCACTGGACGAACTGCAGTGGCGGCAAGCAGTGCACGACCGTCAAAGCCCCTCTCGACTGGGACCACCCCGGCAAGGGCGACGTCGAGCTCGCGCTCATCCGTCAGCCCGCGAAGGGGACCAAGCAGGGGTCGCTGCTCACCAATCCCGGCGGCCCCGGCGCATCCGGCTTCGACTTCGTCAAGGACTCGGTCGACTTCGTCGCCGACGACACCCTCCAGCAGCACTTCGACATCGTCGGCTTCGACCCCCGCGGTGTCGGCCGGTCCACCGCGGTGAAGTGCTACGACGCCGAGCAGATGGACCAGTACCTGTACGGCATCACCCCCGGTGAGCGCGGCTCCGACCAGTGGATCGCCGAGAACACCACCATCGCCAAGGACTTCGGCGAGGCGTGCAAGAAGAACACCGGCGCTCCGCTGCCGAAGGTCGACACGGTCAGCGCCGCGCACGACCTCGATCTGCTCCGGGCGACGCTCGGCGACAAGAAGCTCAACTACCTCGGCTACTCGTACGGCACCTACCTGGGCGCCGTGTACGCGGGGCTGTACCCGGGGAAGACCGGGAGGCTCGTGCTGGACGGCGCGCTCGATCCCGCCGCCTCGAACTTCGACGTGACCGAGGTGCAGGCCAAGGGGTTCGAGAGCGCGCTGCGCGCCTACCTGACCGACTGCCTGACCCGGAAGGACTGCCCGTTCACCGGCACGGTGGACGACGCGATGAGCACGGTCGGGCAGCTGCTCGCGTCGGTCGAGAAGAGCCCGATCCGCAACTCCGACGGTCGCGAGCTCGGCGCGAACACCCTCGTGACGGCGATCATCACGCCGCTGTACGACGCGACCGCCTGGTCGTACCTCGACAAGCTGTTCGAGTCGGTCATGAAGGGGAGCGCATCCGTCGCCTTCTCGCTGGCGGACACGTACAACAACCGCGATGCCGACGGCACGTACTCGGACAACTCCACCGAGGCGTTCGTCGCCATCAACTGCCTCGACTACACCTACGACGCCGATCCCCCGCTGATGCGCCAGCAGGCGGCGGAGCTGGCCAAGGCGGCCCCCGTGATCGGGCCGTACATGGCCTACGGCGACATCGGCTGCGCCAACTGGCCGTACCAGTCGACCGGGCAGCGCGGTCCGATCTCCGCGGACGGCTCGGCGCCCATCCTCGTCGTCGGCACCACCAACGACCCCGCGACGCCGTACGTGTGGGCCAAGAACCTCGCCTCCGAGCTGCAGAACGGACACCTGCTCACCTATAAGGGCGAGGGGCACACCGCGTACAACAAGTCCAACTCCTGCGTGAACGACACGGTGGACGACTACCTCGTCAACGGCACCGTTCCGACCGACGGGAAGACCTGCTGA
- a CDS encoding DNA polymerase III subunit delta', with protein sequence MTVWDELTGQDEAIEVVRAAAIGSAAGNGAGAPGRGMTHSWLITGPPGSGRSNLAYAFATALLSPGTPEGDLATRRQVDARTHPDLAVLSTERVIISIDEVRALVASSQFAPSVGRYRVMVIEDADRMTERTSNVLLKALEEPPERTVWILCAPSDADLLPTIRSRVRTVRLRVPSVDDVARLIQRRDGVDAETAERAARHAQSHIGMAHRLATHEEARRRRQQTLELALGIRSVSDAVLAAATLLEIAGADAKAITEERDAEEREHALRSLGIEPGGTIPPALRGQLRQLEEDQKRRATRSLRDGIDRILVDLLSLYRDVMMIQLGSDSELVNRELRAELDALSTHTTPAATLAAMDAVATARERIDGNVAPALALEAMLTTILRGTTARKGTDL encoded by the coding sequence ATGACGGTGTGGGACGAGCTCACGGGGCAGGACGAGGCGATCGAGGTCGTCCGCGCTGCCGCGATCGGCTCCGCCGCAGGCAACGGAGCCGGTGCTCCCGGCCGCGGGATGACGCACTCCTGGCTCATCACCGGCCCGCCCGGCTCCGGCCGATCGAACCTCGCATACGCCTTCGCGACAGCGCTGCTCAGCCCCGGCACGCCCGAAGGCGACCTCGCCACGCGCCGTCAGGTCGACGCCCGCACCCACCCCGACCTCGCCGTCCTGAGCACCGAGCGCGTCATCATCTCCATCGACGAGGTCCGCGCCCTCGTCGCCAGCTCGCAGTTCGCCCCGTCGGTCGGCCGGTACCGCGTGATGGTGATCGAAGACGCCGACCGGATGACCGAACGCACCTCCAACGTCCTGCTGAAGGCGCTCGAGGAGCCGCCGGAGCGGACCGTCTGGATCCTCTGCGCGCCGAGCGACGCCGACCTTCTCCCGACCATCCGCTCCCGCGTCCGCACCGTGCGGCTGCGGGTGCCCAGCGTCGACGATGTCGCCCGCCTCATCCAGCGGCGGGACGGGGTGGATGCGGAGACCGCCGAGCGCGCTGCCCGCCACGCGCAGAGCCACATCGGCATGGCGCATCGCCTCGCCACCCACGAGGAGGCCCGCCGCCGGCGCCAGCAGACGCTCGAGCTGGCCCTCGGAATCCGCTCGGTCTCCGACGCCGTGCTCGCGGCGGCGACCCTGCTGGAGATCGCCGGCGCCGACGCGAAGGCGATCACGGAGGAGCGCGATGCGGAGGAGCGCGAGCACGCCCTGCGCTCGCTCGGGATCGAGCCGGGCGGCACGATCCCGCCGGCGCTCCGCGGCCAGCTGCGCCAGCTCGAAGAGGACCAGAAGCGCCGAGCGACCCGCAGCCTCCGCGACGGCATCGACCGCATCCTCGTCGACCTGCTCTCGCTGTACCGCGACGTGATGATGATCCAGCTCGGCAGCGACAGCGAACTGGTGAACCGCGAGCTGCGCGCCGAACTGGATGCTCTCAGCACCCACACGACTCCGGCCGCTACGCTCGCCGCGATGGACGCCGTCGCGACCGCGCGCGAACGCATCGACGGCAACGTCGCCCCGGCCCTCGCCCTCGAGGCCATGCTGACCACCATCCTGCGCGGCACGACCGCTCGAAAGGGGACCGACCTGTGA